A part of Haloarchaeobius sp. HME9146 genomic DNA contains:
- a CDS encoding MoxR family ATPase — MDVHQASEDCNRVLDAIGNAVIADREFLETVLLGVVGRGHVLLEDVPGTGKTLTARSMASALGLDFSRIQFTPDLLPADVTGTHVFNEETREFEFQAGPIFANIVLADEINRAPPKTQAALLEAMEEGQVTVDGETRMLPQPFFVIATQNPVEQEGTFPLPEAQVDRFIVKSSIGYPDEAGEVELLQRRAGRVEQSPSVERVLTDEEVADLRQVPENVRVDDDLLTYMAKLCRETRQDGRVEIGVSPRGTQRLFESSRAYATMVGREYVTPDDIKRVAQPVLAHRLVLTPDAMVNNVSKREVVAKVLDSVPVPTVD, encoded by the coding sequence ATGGACGTACACCAAGCGAGCGAGGACTGTAACCGTGTCCTCGACGCCATCGGGAACGCGGTCATCGCCGACCGAGAGTTCCTCGAAACCGTACTGCTCGGTGTCGTCGGTCGTGGCCACGTGCTCCTCGAGGACGTGCCCGGGACCGGCAAGACGCTGACGGCACGGTCGATGGCCTCCGCCCTCGGATTGGATTTCTCCCGCATCCAGTTCACCCCCGACCTCCTCCCCGCCGACGTCACCGGGACGCACGTGTTCAACGAAGAGACCCGCGAGTTCGAGTTCCAGGCGGGTCCCATCTTCGCGAACATCGTCCTCGCCGACGAGATCAACCGCGCCCCGCCGAAGACCCAGGCCGCGCTGCTGGAAGCCATGGAGGAAGGGCAGGTGACCGTCGACGGCGAGACGCGGATGCTCCCCCAGCCGTTCTTCGTCATCGCGACGCAGAACCCGGTCGAGCAGGAGGGGACCTTCCCGCTCCCCGAGGCGCAGGTCGACCGCTTCATCGTGAAGTCCTCCATCGGCTACCCCGACGAGGCCGGCGAGGTCGAACTCCTCCAGCGCCGGGCCGGCCGCGTCGAGCAGTCCCCGAGCGTCGAGCGCGTCCTCACCGACGAGGAGGTCGCCGACCTCCGGCAGGTCCCCGAGAACGTCCGGGTCGACGACGACCTGCTGACGTACATGGCGAAGCTCTGCCGCGAGACCCGGCAGGACGGCCGCGTCGAGATCGGTGTCTCCCCGCGCGGGACCCAGCGCCTGTTCGAGTCCTCGCGGGCCTACGCCACGATGGTGGGCCGCGAGTACGTCACACCCGACGACATCAAGCGCGTCGCCCAGCCCGTGCTCGCACACCGGCTCGTGCTGACGCCGGACGCGATGGTCAACAACGTGAGCAAGCGCGAGGTCGTCGCGAAGGTGCTGGATTCGGTGCCGGTGCCGACCGTGGACTGA
- a CDS encoding aldehyde dehydrogenase family protein, producing MASRQTEQTYEHYIDGEWTDGAGDQTFESENPATGEALGTFARGTETDLDAACAAAEAATEEWRELSHIDRAEYLWEIYHELRERTEELAEVVTKECGKEISEGRADVIEAYHMVEWAAGDARHPKGDVIPSEIPSKDAYMRRKPRGVVGCITPWNFPVAIPFWHMAVALVEGNTVVWKPAEQTPWCGQIIAEMFEDAGIPDGVFNMVQGFGDVGAAIVDDERVDTVLFTGSAEVGHEVAQKTASQPGKLAACEMGGKNNIVITEEADLDVAVHSALMSSFKTTGQRCVSSERIVVHEDVYDEFKERFVELAEQVSVGDPLDDDTFMGPLIEADHKEKVTKYNQLAEDEGVNVLVDRTELADEEIPDGHEAGHWVGPFVYEADAWEDLRCTHEEVFGPHVALLKYSGDVEEAVAIQNDTDYGLAGAIISEDYRQINYFRDNAEVGLAYGNLPCIGAEVHLPFGGVKKSGNGYPSAREVIEAVTERTAWTLNNSKDIEMAQGLSADIKTDSD from the coding sequence ATGGCTTCACGACAGACCGAGCAGACGTACGAGCATTATATCGATGGGGAGTGGACGGACGGAGCCGGAGACCAGACGTTCGAGAGCGAGAACCCGGCGACGGGCGAGGCGCTCGGCACGTTCGCCCGCGGCACCGAGACCGACCTCGATGCGGCATGCGCCGCGGCTGAAGCGGCGACGGAGGAGTGGCGCGAACTGTCGCACATCGACCGCGCGGAGTACCTCTGGGAGATCTACCACGAGCTCCGCGAGCGAACCGAGGAGCTGGCCGAGGTCGTCACCAAGGAGTGCGGGAAAGAGATCTCCGAGGGTCGCGCCGACGTCATCGAGGCCTACCACATGGTCGAGTGGGCGGCTGGCGACGCCCGCCACCCGAAGGGCGACGTGATTCCTTCCGAGATTCCGAGCAAGGACGCCTACATGCGCCGCAAGCCCCGGGGCGTCGTCGGCTGCATCACGCCATGGAACTTCCCGGTCGCCATCCCGTTCTGGCACATGGCGGTCGCGCTCGTCGAGGGTAACACCGTCGTCTGGAAGCCCGCCGAGCAGACACCCTGGTGTGGGCAGATCATCGCGGAGATGTTCGAGGACGCCGGCATCCCCGACGGCGTGTTCAACATGGTGCAGGGCTTCGGCGACGTCGGCGCAGCTATCGTCGACGACGAACGCGTCGATACCGTCCTGTTCACCGGCTCCGCCGAGGTTGGGCACGAGGTCGCCCAGAAGACCGCCTCGCAGCCGGGCAAGCTCGCCGCCTGTGAGATGGGCGGGAAGAACAACATCGTCATCACCGAGGAAGCGGACCTCGACGTCGCCGTCCACTCGGCCCTGATGAGTTCGTTCAAGACGACGGGCCAGCGCTGTGTCTCCTCCGAGCGCATCGTCGTCCACGAGGACGTCTACGACGAGTTCAAAGAGCGGTTCGTCGAACTCGCGGAACAAGTATCCGTGGGCGACCCGCTCGACGATGACACGTTCATGGGGCCGCTCATCGAGGCGGACCACAAGGAGAAGGTGACGAAGTACAACCAGCTGGCCGAGGACGAGGGCGTGAACGTGCTCGTCGACCGCACCGAGCTGGCCGACGAGGAGATACCCGACGGCCACGAAGCGGGTCACTGGGTCGGGCCGTTCGTCTACGAGGCCGACGCCTGGGAGGACCTCCGGTGCACGCACGAGGAGGTGTTCGGTCCCCACGTCGCACTGCTGAAGTACTCCGGCGATGTCGAGGAGGCAGTCGCAATCCAGAACGACACCGACTACGGTCTCGCCGGTGCCATCATCTCCGAAGACTACCGCCAGATCAACTACTTCCGCGACAACGCCGAGGTCGGCCTCGCCTACGGCAACCTTCCCTGCATCGGCGCCGAGGTTCACCTCCCGTTCGGCGGCGTAAAGAAGTCCGGCAACGGCTACCCGTC